The window AATTACGATGAATTCAGTTTCAGGACAAGCATTCCGCCGGATGAAGAAAACTGGATATTCAGGATGCTTTCGCATTCCTCGATGGTAATACTGGGGGCGTACATCTGTACACTTGTTTGTTCAATCGGTTTTCTTGTAAAAGCAAAAATGAGTCTTCGAGAAAATCCATGGCTACTGATGTGCATAATTCTTTTTTACGTCTTCGTACCGGTTGAGCTTTACACGGCTTTTCTGGATATAAAGTTTTACATAATGTATCTTGACAATCCACCCGTTCATGACGGGCTTTTAAAGGTATTCGGAGAGCGAATTGGATTCCTGAAGGGTGTGCCATGGATTGCGCTTTTTTCGTATTATGCAATAATTGTAATTTCAGTTATGCAGCCGATGAAGAAAAGTCTTGCAGAACTTGAAGAAGAGAAGAAAAAGATGATTGAAGAGTATTCGTACAAATATTTTATGCACGATGAAGATGATTTGAAAGAGGAATATCTTAAATGAGCAAGGTTATAAAGAAAGCAAAAGATACAAAAGCAAATGAAAATCAGGAAATACTAATCAATGAACTTCTTGAAGTCTTTAAACAGATAGGTTATACAGTACGAATTGAAAAGGGTCTCTTCAAAGGCGGATTTTGTTTGCTAAGAGAGCAGAAAACATTTTTAATGAACAAGAACATAGAGCCGCAGAAAAAGATAAACTTCCTCACAAAGAACCTTGCCGAGATTGGAGTTGATGGAATCTTCCTAAAACCTTCAATACGAGAGCTTATCGAAAAAGAAGGGCAGCAGAAACTGCTATGAACAGGGTTGTAGTACTTGGCAGCGGTACATCGCAGGGTGTACCAATAATCGGCTGCACGTGTAAAACATGCAAATCTGAAAACCCAAAGGATAAGAGACTTCGCGCGTCTGTTTACATAGAAGCTGACGGAGTAAAAATTCTTATAGATACTTCGATTGATTTCAGACAGCAGCTTTTACGTGCTAATGTAACTGACCTTGACGGGATACTTTACACACATCATCATGTTGACCATATATTTGGGCTTGACGACCTTAGGCAGATAAACCAGCGATATAAGAAATATGTTGATGTTTACGGAAATGCTCCGACGTTGGATGAAATTAAGCTGACTTTTCGCTATGCGCTTGATGAGAGACTTCAAAGCTACATGGCAGTTCCGCTGATGAACTTCAATTATCTTGAGAATAGAGAGTTTGAAGTAAAGGGAGTGAAGATAATGCCGATTGAAGTGATGCATGGGAAGATAAAGATACTGGGTTACAGAATCGGCAA of the Ignavibacteria bacterium genome contains:
- a CDS encoding MBL fold metallo-hydrolase — translated: MNRVVVLGSGTSQGVPIIGCTCKTCKSENPKDKRLRASVYIEADGVKILIDTSIDFRQQLLRANVTDLDGILYTHHHVDHIFGLDDLRQINQRYKKYVDVYGNAPTLDEIKLTFRYALDERLQSYMAVPLMNFNYLENREFEVKGVKIMPIEVMHGKIKILGYRIGKFAYITDASHIPNAEMEKLYGLDVLILNSLRHAAHPTHFNLKEATDIALNLKPKKTYFTHITHDLNNDEVNASLPENISLAYDGLEFITD